A single Phormidium ambiguum IAM M-71 DNA region contains:
- a CDS encoding calcium-binding protein, with amino-acid sequence MTSIIGNEGNDVLWGTFDNDTIFGASGDDALLGQHGDDLLYGNQGNDVMYGYLGNDLLHGGKGNDLLFGEEGDDLMFGNLDDDLLYASVGNDTLYGGKGNDALFGEQGDDVLSGDYGNDYINGGGGSGEFDILTGDALHDSTGDLGQDIFSLATNVFTLPSGQRIADPGYLNDDVLNPSNSRGFALITDFQLGEDIVELDGYAAHYQLTNVFWGQSFGSADKVDTAIVYIGPEQDKFDVVGVLQDVSLSSAYLQTNAFTYLG; translated from the coding sequence ATGACAAGTATTATTGGTAACGAAGGCAATGACGTACTCTGGGGTACTTTCGATAACGATACAATCTTCGGGGCTTCTGGCGATGATGCCCTGTTAGGTCAGCACGGTGATGACCTACTCTATGGTAATCAAGGTAACGATGTAATGTATGGTTATCTGGGCAATGACTTACTTCATGGCGGTAAAGGCAATGACTTGCTGTTTGGGGAAGAAGGCGATGACCTAATGTTTGGTAATCTAGACGACGACTTACTATATGCTTCTGTGGGCAATGACACGCTCTACGGTGGTAAAGGCAATGACGCACTGTTTGGAGAGCAAGGCGATGATGTCCTATCAGGTGACTATGGTAACGATTACATCAATGGCGGCGGTGGTTCTGGAGAGTTTGATATCCTCACAGGTGATGCACTGCATGACTCAACGGGCGATTTAGGTCAGGATATTTTCTCGTTAGCTACAAATGTTTTTACTCTTCCCTCTGGTCAAAGGATAGCCGATCCAGGCTATCTCAATGATGACGTTCTCAATCCCAGCAACAGTAGAGGATTTGCTTTGATTACAGACTTTCAACTCGGAGAGGACATCGTTGAACTTGATGGTTATGCGGCTCATTATCAACTGACTAATGTGTTCTGGGGTCAAAGTTTTGGCAGTGCGGATAAAGTAGATACTGCGATCGTCTACATCGGCCCAGAACAAGATAAGTTTGATGTAGTTGGTGTATTGCAAGATGTATCCCTTTCCTCTGCTTACTTGCAAACAAATGCCTTTACTTATCTAGGTTAA
- a CDS encoding DUF928 domain-containing protein, translating to MLPIKSCFRSIQICTLAAALGLSSTIKTTLSQPVSNQQNIQETQIIFNDPTPPSQGSPSGRQRGGASRGPCREFETLTALVPAQNGGISGRTTSDRPTFWFYLPKQLTEKTPVEFVVYDSANNYIYRTNFTAAGTRSGLINLTIPDTVKSLEVGKTYSWMFSIYCDPASPSKAVFVEGTIQRINPDSTLQIRLQAATSIEQVSLYAANGIWFEALNILAKLYQTNSGQRSIANAWVSLLQQAKLESLTQIPFTPCCTPEQKISN from the coding sequence ATGTTACCGATTAAAAGCTGTTTTCGTTCCATACAAATTTGTACATTGGCAGCGGCACTCGGTCTAAGTAGTACAATTAAAACAACTTTATCTCAACCTGTTTCTAATCAACAAAATATTCAAGAAACACAAATTATTTTTAACGATCCAACGCCACCGAGTCAAGGTTCACCTAGCGGAAGACAACGAGGCGGTGCTAGTAGAGGCCCATGCCGAGAATTTGAAACCTTGACTGCATTAGTACCTGCTCAAAATGGTGGAATTTCGGGAAGAACGACTAGCGATCGGCCCACATTTTGGTTTTATTTACCTAAGCAATTAACAGAGAAAACTCCTGTTGAATTTGTTGTTTACGATTCTGCTAACAACTACATTTATAGAACTAATTTCACAGCCGCCGGAACACGATCGGGTTTAATTAATTTAACAATTCCTGACACTGTGAAATCCTTAGAAGTAGGCAAAACTTATTCTTGGATGTTCTCAATTTATTGCGATCCAGCTAGTCCTTCTAAAGCAGTATTTGTTGAAGGAACTATTCAGCGAATTAACCCAGATTCAACTTTACAAATTCGCTTGCAAGCAGCAACATCGATCGAACAAGTTAGTTTGTATGCAGCTAATGGAATTTGGTTTGAAGCATTGAATATTTTAGCTAAACTTTATCAGACTAATTCTGGACAAAGATCGATCGCAAATGCTTGGGTAAGTTTATTACAACAAGCAAAATTAGAATCCCTTACTCAAATCCCCTTTACACCTTGCTGCACCCCCGAACAAAAAATTAGCAATTAA
- a CDS encoding calcium-binding protein: MESHNTILSDDQLLTSTDSLIIQSDLTDINLDSIGLVEEVPLFEETDINFSIVSGEAPPPLAPNTGNDTITPSTFLLGDSNPNYLSAVSSFVESYIWGFGGNDTLVGGFNNDILNGGADNDFLDGRLGDDLLIGGAGNDTLDGNYGYDILDGGDGIDTATYRFWWGGIKANLKTETVNFFNDPTSGIEYVRAIENVVGSLGNDEIIGNSANNVLFGERGNDFLSGEEGNDFLQGSENSNFVEQDTLTGGLGADTFVLGTANGGSFYLGDGFVTITDFKWWEKDTFQVVGSINDYHLDKTQNFGGTSLSDTAIYRGNDLIAVALDTFGIMPVFDFKSV; the protein is encoded by the coding sequence ATGGAATCTCACAACACTATTCTCTCAGACGATCAATTACTGACAAGCACAGATTCTCTAATCATTCAAAGTGATCTAACTGATATAAATTTAGACTCAATTGGCTTAGTTGAAGAAGTTCCTCTATTTGAGGAAACTGATATAAATTTTTCTATCGTGTCTGGAGAAGCACCTCCACCCCTAGCACCAAATACAGGTAATGACACAATAACCCCAAGCACATTTTTATTAGGTGATAGTAATCCTAATTACCTATCTGCTGTTAGTAGCTTTGTTGAATCTTACATCTGGGGTTTTGGGGGAAATGATACCCTCGTCGGCGGTTTCAATAATGACATCCTCAATGGTGGAGCAGATAATGACTTTCTTGATGGTAGATTAGGTGACGATTTACTCATCGGTGGAGCCGGAAATGATACACTTGATGGCAATTATGGCTATGACATTCTTGATGGTGGCGATGGTATAGACACTGCAACTTACCGTTTTTGGTGGGGAGGTATCAAAGCTAATTTAAAAACAGAAACGGTCAATTTTTTCAACGATCCGACAAGCGGAATAGAATATGTGAGAGCGATCGAAAATGTAGTTGGTAGTCTGGGCAATGACGAAATTATCGGTAACTCAGCAAATAATGTTCTATTTGGTGAAAGGGGGAACGACTTTCTATCTGGTGAAGAAGGAAATGATTTTCTCCAAGGTTCTGAAAATTCTAATTTCGTTGAACAAGATACTCTAACTGGAGGACTTGGAGCCGATACTTTTGTTCTCGGTACTGCTAATGGTGGGTCTTTCTATTTAGGAGATGGATTTGTCACTATTACAGATTTCAAATGGTGGGAAAAAGATACTTTTCAGGTTGTAGGTAGCATCAATGACTATCATCTAGATAAGACGCAAAACTTTGGTGGTACTTCTTTATCGGATACTGCTATCTATCGCGGTAATGACTTAATTGCTGTGGCGCTGGATACGTTCGGTATTATGCCTGTTTTTGACTTTAAATCCGTTTAA